The proteins below are encoded in one region of Coffea arabica cultivar ET-39 chromosome 4c, Coffea Arabica ET-39 HiFi, whole genome shotgun sequence:
- the LOC113739433 gene encoding U-box domain-containing protein 52 isoform X1 — protein sequence MKTEMEEENQVDREEQQYHHWQVKSPEIVEIPDESKSILSSRNGQTNDVYVAVGKDDLHVVQWVLDNAVSPGTRLFLVHVFPPITYINTPVGRLSRSQLSQDQLRVYLNEDQNRRKYLLEKYIRMCNDAKVPVDTMLLESNATAKAILGLIPVVNITNLVMGTKRSPFTRQLMKGQGKGEYVQKNAPECCEVTIVYNGRRIINGQLHPPESIPSNLVSGDQRPETTHNSERNFFDCICFSGKFD from the exons ATGAAAACGGAGATGGAAGAAGAAAATCAAGTGGATCGAGAAGAACAACAGTATCATCATTGGCAAGTGAAATCCCCAGAAATTGTGGAGATTCCAGACGAAAGCAAGAGCATCCTGAGCAGCAGAAATGGACAAACAAATGATGTTTATGTTGCTGTTGGCAAAGATGACTTGCATGTGGTTCAATGGGTGCTTGATAATGCTGTTTCCCCAGGAACTAGACTCTTTCTTGTGCATGTCTTCCCTCCTATTACCTATATCAATACACCAG TTGGAAGGCTTTCAAGAAGCCAATTGAGCCAAGATCAGTTAAGAGTCTATCTGAATGAAGACCAAAACAGGAggaagtatcttttggagaagtACATTCGCATGTGTAATGATGCCAAA GTTCCGGTGGACACAATGCTCTTGGAGAGCAATGCAACTGCAAAAGCAATCCTAGGCCTAATTCCAGTCGTCAACATTACCAATCTAGTCATGGGGACTAAAAGGTCTCCTTTTACAAG GCAGCTGATGAAAGGGCAAGGAAAAGGAGAATATGTTCAAAAGAATGCACCAGAATGCTGTGAGGTAACCATTGTTTACAATGGCAGAAGAATCATAAATGGCCAGCTGCATCCACCAGAGAGTATTCCTTCCAATCTGGTGTCAGGTGATCAAAGGCCAGAAACAACtcataactctgaaaggaactTCTTCGACTGTATTTGCTTTTCAGGAAAGTTCGACTGA
- the LOC113739433 gene encoding U-box domain-containing protein 52 isoform X2 — MKTEMEEENQVDREEQQYHHWQVKSPEIVEIPDESKSILSSRNGQTNDVYVAVGKDDLHVVQWVLDNAVSPGTRLFLVHVFPPITYINTPVGRLSRSQLSQDQLRVYLNEDQNRRKYLLEKYIRMCNDAKVPVDTMLLESNATAKAILGLIPVVNITNLVMGTKRSPFTS; from the exons ATGAAAACGGAGATGGAAGAAGAAAATCAAGTGGATCGAGAAGAACAACAGTATCATCATTGGCAAGTGAAATCCCCAGAAATTGTGGAGATTCCAGACGAAAGCAAGAGCATCCTGAGCAGCAGAAATGGACAAACAAATGATGTTTATGTTGCTGTTGGCAAAGATGACTTGCATGTGGTTCAATGGGTGCTTGATAATGCTGTTTCCCCAGGAACTAGACTCTTTCTTGTGCATGTCTTCCCTCCTATTACCTATATCAATACACCAG TTGGAAGGCTTTCAAGAAGCCAATTGAGCCAAGATCAGTTAAGAGTCTATCTGAATGAAGACCAAAACAGGAggaagtatcttttggagaagtACATTCGCATGTGTAATGATGCCAAA GTTCCGGTGGACACAATGCTCTTGGAGAGCAATGCAACTGCAAAAGCAATCCTAGGCCTAATTCCAGTCGTCAACATTACCAATCTAGTCATGGGGACTAAAAGGTCTCCTTTTACAAG CTGA